A window of Pseudomonas denitrificans (nom. rej.) genomic DNA:
CGGCGCCATCGAAGCCTGCCCGTTCCACTTCAAGGGCGAACGCCTGAGCATCACCTGCTCGGCGGGCCTGACGGCGTTCCGCGAAGGCGAGCGCGCCGAAGCCGTGTTCGAGCGCGCCGACCAGGCGCTGTACCGTGCCAAGCGCGGCGGGCGCAATCGCCTGGAAGTCGACTGAGCGCGATTCTTTCCCTGTAGGAGCGGGCCATGCCCGCGATCGCGCGCATGTCCCGCTCCTACAGAAAGAGATTTCAATCACATCGGAAATTCTTGACGAACGAAAGAGCATAGGTTTTGATTCGCACACTTATCTTTCGAATCGAAACTTGATCGTTCATGTCGAAACGCAACACACCTCAACGCCGCCACGACATCCTGGCGCTGCTCGCCGAACAGGGCGAAGTCAGCGTGGACGATCTCGCGCGCCGCTTCGCCACCTCCGAGGTGACTATCCGCAAGGACCTGGCCGCCCTGGAAGGCAACGGCCTGCTGCTGCGTCGCTACGGTGGCGCGGTGCCGATGCCCCATGAGCTGATCGCCGAGCCGAGCCAGCCGCTGTCGCGCTACAAGCAGGCCATCGGCCGTGCCGCGGCGGCCTGCATCCGCGAGCATGCGCGGATCATCATCGACAGCGGCAGCACCACCGCCGCGCTGATCCCGGAGCTGGGCCGCAAGCCCGGCCTGGTGGTGATGACCAACTCCCTGAGCGTGGCCAATGCCCTGCGTGAGCTGGAGCGCGAACCGGTGTTGCTGATGACCGGCGGCACCTGGGACCCGCACTCGGAGTCGTTCCAGGGCCAGGTGGCCGAACAGGTGCTGCGCTCCTACGATTTCGATCAGCTGTTCATCGGCGCCACCGGGCTCGACCTGGAGCGGGGCACGACGACCTTCAACGAACTGCTGGGCCTGAGCCGGGTCATGGCCGAGGTCGCCCGCGAGGTGATCGTCATGGCCGAGGCCGACAAGCTGGGCCGGCGCATTCCCAACCTGGAGCTGCCGTGGAGCAGCGTCCAGACCCTGATTACCGACGAACGCCTGAGCGATGAAGCGTTCGAACTGATCCAGGCGCGCGGCGTGAAAGTGATCCGCGCGCGCTGTGAAGACTGACAGGAGACTCAAACCATGTGTGGAATCGTAGGCGCCATCGCCGAGCGCAATATCACCCCGATCCTCGTCGAAGGCCTCAAGCGCCTGGAATACCGCGGTTATGACAGCGCCGGTGTGGCGGTGATCGAGGCCAACGGTGTGCTGGACCGCCGCCGCCGCGCGGGCAAGGTCTCCAGTCTGGAACTGGCCATCGAGGAGCAGCCGCTACTCGGCCGCCTGGGCATTGCGCACACCCGCTGGGCCACCCACGGCGCCCCCACCGAGGCCAACGCCCACCCGCACTTCTCCCACGGTGAAGTGGCGGTGGTGCACAACGGCATCATCGAGAACCACGAGACCCTGCGCGACATGCTCAAGGCTCGCGGCTACGAGTTCACCTCGCAGACCGATACCGAGGTCATTGTCCATCTGCTGCATTTGCGCCTGACCGAACTGGGCGACCTGACCGTCGCGCTCAAGGCGGCGGTGAAAGAGCTGCATGGCGCCTACGGCCTGGCCGTCATCAGCACCAAACAGCCGGACCGCCTGCTCGCCGCCCGCAGCGGCAGTCCGCTGGTGGTGGGCCTGGGTCATGGCGAGAACTTCCTCGCCTCCGACCAGCTGGCGCTGCGCCAGGTCACCGACCGCTTCATCTACCTGGAAGAAGGTGATATCGCCGAAATCCGCCGCGACGGCCTGCAGCTGTGGGACGTGAAAGGCAACCCGGTGCAGCGCGAGGAAGTGCGCTACCACGAGGGCGCCGAAGCGGCCGACAAGGGCGGTTACCGCCACTTCATGCTCAAGGAGATCCACGAGCAGCCGGCCGTGGTGCAGCGCACCCTGGAAGGCCGCCTGGGCGCCCAGCAGGTACTGGTGGACAACTTCGGCCCGCAGGCCCGCGAGCTGCTGGCCAAGGTGCGCACCGTGCAGATCGTCGCCTGCGGCACCAGCTACCACGCCGGCATGGTCGCCCGTTACTGGCTGGAAAGCCTGACCGGCATCCCCTGCCAGGTTGAAGTCGCCAGCGAGTTCCGCTACCGCAAGGTTGCGGTGCACCCGGATTCCCTGTTCGTCACCATCTCCCAGTCCGGCGAGACCGCCGACACCCTGGCCGCGCTGCGCTACGCCAAGGAACTGGGCTTCCTGTCGAGCCTGGCCATCTGCAACGTCGCCACCAGCTCGCTGGTGCGCGAGTCGGACATGACCCTGCTGACCAACGCCGGCCCGGAAATCGGCGTGGCCTCCACCAAGGCCTTCACCACCCAGCTGGTCGCCCTGCTGTTGCTGACCCTGGGCATCGGCCAGGTGCAGAACCGCCTGAACGACGGCGTCGAGGCCGAGCTGGTGAGCGAGCTGCGCCGCCTGCCGACCCATCTGGAAGAAGCCCTGGCGATGGACAAAGTGGTGGAGAAGGTCAGCGAGCTGTTCGCCGAGAAGCACCACACCCTGTTCCTCGGCCGTGGCGCGCAGTACCCGGTGGCGATGGAAGGCGCGCTGAAGCTCAAGGAGATCTCCTACATCCACGCCGAGGCCTACCCGGCCGGCGAGCTCAAGCACGGCCCGCTGGCGCTGGTCGACGCCGACATGCCGGTGGTCACCGTGGCGCCGAACAACGAACTGCTGGAGAAGCTCAAGTCCAACCTGCAGGAAGTCCGCGCCCGTGGCGGTGAGCTGGTGGTCTTCGCCGAAGGCGGCAGCGGCATCGCCAATGGCGAGGGCACCCACGTGGTGGGCATGCCGGCAATCCACGACTGCCTGGCACCGATCCTCTACACCGTGCCGCTGCAGCTGCTGTCCTACTACGTCGCCGTGCTCAAGGGCACCGACGTCGACCAGCCGCGCAACCTGGCCAAATCGGTCACCGTGGAATAAGCCGTGACGGTGGAATAAGCCGATAAGCGTTCAGACGTGCGTGACGAGAAAGGTCCCTTCGGGGGCCTTTTTTCGTTTCAGGGCGTGGAAATTCAGGGGGAAAGGCGAGGGGACGGATCAACATTCCCCCGGTGCCTGCACGTCCGGGGGTGTGGACGGGGCACCGAGGCCAGGCGGCAGAGGCCGCTACACGAGGGGAATGGAAATCGACCTTGTCTTGTGGACAAGGTCGGGCTCCGGCCCTGCGAGGGGTACCTGACAAGTCTCCCGCAGGGCGGGGAGCGCGCCAACGATAGAAGCTGGCTAGTGGCCGGTCAATCGGAAACGACAAACGCGCGTTCGCAAGTGTCCGATATTCGAACCAAAAGGGCCGGTCGGGACCGCGGATTTCGTTAGCCGGCTATCGGAGGTGTCTATACTGTTTCTGATTGTGTCCGGGAAAACTCCGCTCCTGGAGCGACGCTCGGGCACGGACGGCAGAAGGATTTCCGTCCATCAAGACGGGACGCTGTTCCAACTGACAAGAGAATCCCCATGAACACACCTGCCGTACCGCAATACTCCGCCCACGAGCGTCGCTCGCGCATCCTCGCCATCGTCGGCGCCTCGTCGGGCAACCTGGTGGAGTGGTTCGACTTCTACGTCTACGCCTTCACCGCTCTGTACTTCGCCCACGCCTTCTTCCCCTCGGACGATCCGACGGTGCAGCTGCTCAACACCGCCGGGGTATTCGCCGCGGGCTTCCTGATGCGTCCGATCGGCGGCTGGCTGTTCGGCCGCATCGCCGACAAGAAGGGCCGCAAGACCGCGATGATGATCTCGGTGCTGATGATGTGCGGCGGCTCGCTGGCGATTGCGGTGATGCCGACCTACGCCACCATCGGCGTCGCGGCGCCGGCGCTGCTGCTGCTGGCGCGGCTGTTCCAGGGCCTTTCCGTGGGAGGCGAGTACGGCACCAGCGCGACCTACATGAGCGAAGTGGCGCTCAAGGGCCAGCGCGGCTTCTTCGCTTCCTTCCAGTACGTGACCCTGATCGGCGGCCAGCTGCTGGCGGTGCTGGTGGTGGTGATCCTGCAGCAACTGCTGACCACCGACGAGCTGAAGGAATGGGGCTGGCGGATTCCCTTCGTGATCGGCGCGATCACTGCGGTGATCGCCTTCTACCTGCGTCGTTCGCTGCACGAGACGGCCAAGGAGTCGAACCTCAACCGCAAGGAGTCGGGCACCCTCTCCGAACTGTTCACCCACCACAAGCGCGCCTTCTTCACCGTGCTCGGCTTCACCGCCGGCGGCTCGCTGATCTTCTACACCTTCACCACCTACATGCAGAAATACCTGGTGAACACCGCCGGCATGGACCCGAAGGTGGCCAGCGGCG
This region includes:
- a CDS encoding MFS family transporter — its product is MNTPAVPQYSAHERRSRILAIVGASSGNLVEWFDFYVYAFTALYFAHAFFPSDDPTVQLLNTAGVFAAGFLMRPIGGWLFGRIADKKGRKTAMMISVLMMCGGSLAIAVMPTYATIGVAAPALLLLARLFQGLSVGGEYGTSATYMSEVALKGQRGFFASFQYVTLIGGQLLAVLVVVILQQLLTTDELKEWGWRIPFVIGAITAVIAFYLRRSLHETAKESNLNRKESGTLSELFTHHKRAFFTVLGFTAGGSLIFYTFTTYMQKYLVNTAGMDPKVASGVMTFALFCYMCMQPLFGALSDRIGRKTSMLWFGALGLIFTWPILSALKAVSSPYLAFVLIIAAMAIVSLYTSISGLIKAEMFPPQIRALGVGLSYAVGNAIFGGSAEYAALGLKTMGMEEVFYIYVSVMCGVALVVCLLLPDLRKVSYLNDED
- a CDS encoding DeoR/GlpR family DNA-binding transcription regulator; the encoded protein is MSKRNTPQRRHDILALLAEQGEVSVDDLARRFATSEVTIRKDLAALEGNGLLLRRYGGAVPMPHELIAEPSQPLSRYKQAIGRAAAACIREHARIIIDSGSTTAALIPELGRKPGLVVMTNSLSVANALRELEREPVLLMTGGTWDPHSESFQGQVAEQVLRSYDFDQLFIGATGLDLERGTTTFNELLGLSRVMAEVAREVIVMAEADKLGRRIPNLELPWSSVQTLITDERLSDEAFELIQARGVKVIRARCED
- the glmS gene encoding glutamine--fructose-6-phosphate transaminase (isomerizing), with protein sequence MCGIVGAIAERNITPILVEGLKRLEYRGYDSAGVAVIEANGVLDRRRRAGKVSSLELAIEEQPLLGRLGIAHTRWATHGAPTEANAHPHFSHGEVAVVHNGIIENHETLRDMLKARGYEFTSQTDTEVIVHLLHLRLTELGDLTVALKAAVKELHGAYGLAVISTKQPDRLLAARSGSPLVVGLGHGENFLASDQLALRQVTDRFIYLEEGDIAEIRRDGLQLWDVKGNPVQREEVRYHEGAEAADKGGYRHFMLKEIHEQPAVVQRTLEGRLGAQQVLVDNFGPQARELLAKVRTVQIVACGTSYHAGMVARYWLESLTGIPCQVEVASEFRYRKVAVHPDSLFVTISQSGETADTLAALRYAKELGFLSSLAICNVATSSLVRESDMTLLTNAGPEIGVASTKAFTTQLVALLLLTLGIGQVQNRLNDGVEAELVSELRRLPTHLEEALAMDKVVEKVSELFAEKHHTLFLGRGAQYPVAMEGALKLKEISYIHAEAYPAGELKHGPLALVDADMPVVTVAPNNELLEKLKSNLQEVRARGGELVVFAEGGSGIANGEGTHVVGMPAIHDCLAPILYTVPLQLLSYYVAVLKGTDVDQPRNLAKSVTVE